A DNA window from Betta splendens chromosome 6, fBetSpl5.4, whole genome shotgun sequence contains the following coding sequences:
- the znf609a gene encoding zinc finger protein 609a, translating into MSLSSGPAGGKGVDSNAVDTYDSGDEWDIGVGNLIIDLEADLEKDKLEMSSSKEGGGMAAPPSATAALPENIKFVSPVAAVQSKESKSKSKRSKNSKDSVKGPALDGAKKEVQGRAPGEPPPHNPNSTPSKGSDKSSKPSRSIPAVKKDKDGVSGKTKKDKMEVGAGGIGNTEKEPAAPRGGTFDGQQNPDLTAAEHLGNLTLDSTGIGQPVAMTIEQDDVDGSDSRNLKKVVGGEKMESPVSTPAPPLHLLSNSDISSPCEQIMVRTRSVAVNTADASLATEPECLGPCEPGTSVNLEGIVWQETEDGMLVVNVTWRNKTYVGTLLDCTRHDWAPPRFCESPTSDVEMRSGRGRGKRMRPSGNTPINDNSNSSDNKGSGSSKTRGAAANSKGRRGSQTAGGVEDVKASPSSAKRKTKPASDMEPTSSSEDTKASKRMRTNSTGTATPLPGGKPEPLPPPQVDRTCPSPILIDCPHPNCNKKYKHINGLKYHQAHAHNDEDVRLDQDGDSEYGDDPTSLPDPTSCNGAAISPARSTTPKGRGFDAPSPSSGRLTSKGRKKGGDAEPEVTDGGEEGGLTDDASNDGLDDRKAKKTAAGGKSDKVTQKSLKPTRPGPPSAPGAPSPYAPMQASSPALGSVVQSVPKSPQLKGIQPKPPPPADPASSPVVTKDKKKKDKKRREGGREGDSPKAMGKGGRPEEATYTEVSDALLNGSTEAQQSRLASIKAEADKVYSFSDNAPSPSIGVASRMEAGLAPPLHLNQNGADNASVKTSSPAYSDISDAGEDGEGREAAKVKAEPDQGPREAAKKTLFPPQAPSKESPYYPIYDAYYSPSYPNPSPGTVPTAPPHVEAAQGKVKKEEEPEVLEEGKVKVEPQEERKVEPGPPQPSVIQQRSNMYTQPLYYSQYYVPPYPYPADQAYHAHLLASNPALRQQYEDRQRQADKKAEAKERDMGGKEEWKQKASVPPNLSRAPSLTDLPTKGGLNAAKAKEPLPASEQTKSVIMAKGEDPKAANTQPEGLKMKLSEAGHHVKEEAKAMEPGRPAGLEPAVWYRQEDSRSWPYVYPSKYSEPAKLQEDDRWKDDRERDRDRKGKEERLRPKDGLQRDEVKEGAEGRTQPSEEHRGPVKEARPTHMQFSSPLAQHQGYMPYMHGPYGYSPGYEASHPGYRGMPSVMMQNYPGSYLSASYPFTYGGKVASGEEGEKASRSSPTVKPPSEAKALDLLQQHASQYKSKSPSMQDSKTPHERERDREREREGDRPRSSPSQRILPSHHHLGPYPLLSGQYDLSYASGLSSSAIVASQHASAPSMYPPPRR; encoded by the exons ATGTCCCTCAGCAGCGGCCCTGCAGGCGGGAAAGGTGTGGACTCTAACGCGGTGGACACATACGACAGTGGCGATGAGTGGGATATCGGTGTTGGCAATTTGATCATTGACTTGGAGGCCGACTTGGAGAAGGACAAACTAGAGATGTCAAGCAGTAAAGAGGGAGGCGGCATGGCTGCCCCTCCCAGCGCCACGGCTGCTTTACCGGAAAATATTAAGTTTGTTAGTCCAGTAGCTGCCGTGCAGAGCAAAGAAAGCAAATCCAAATCCAAACGTAGTAAAAACTCTAAGGACAGTGTAAAGGGCCCAGCTTTGGACGGAGCCAAAAAGGAGGTTCAGGGTCGGGCTCCTGGGGAACCGCCGCCCCACAACCCTAACTCAACCCCTTCAAAAGGAAGTGACAAGTCAAGTAAACCCTCCCGTAGCATCCCTGCTGTGAAAAAGGACAAGGATGGGGTGTCTGGGAAAACCAAGAAAGATAAAATGGAGGTTGGGGCCGGAGGAATAGGGAACACTGAGAAAGAACCCGCGGCCCCTCGGGGTGGAACATTTGACGGGCAACAAAATCCTGATTTGACTGCAGCCGAGCATCTTGGGAATTTGACATTGGACTCAACAGGGATTGGCCAGCCTGTTGCTATGACGATAGAGCAGGACGACGTGGATGGCAGTGACTCACGGAACCTGAAGAAAGTTGTCGGTGGGGAGAAG ATGGAGTCCCCGGTCTCCaccccagctcctcctctccacctcctctccaaCAGCGACATCTCGTCTCCGTGTGAGCAGATCATGGTGCGCACGCGTTCTGTAGCAGTCAACACGGCGGATGCTTCGCTGGCAACCGAGCCCGAGTGCCTGGGACCCTGCGAGCCGGGTACCAGCGTCAACCTGGAGGGCATCGTGTGGCAGGAGACCGAGGACG GCATGCTGGTCGTCAACGTCACCTGGAGGAACAAGACGTATGTAGGAACGTTGCTGGACTGCACGAGACATGACTGGGCGCCACCAag GTTCTGCGAGTCTCCAACCAGCGACGTAGAGATGAGAAGCGGTCGTGGTCGAGGGAAGAGAATGCGTCCAAGCGGCAACACGCCCATCAACGACAACAGCAATTCCTCTGACAACaaaggcagcggcagcagcaagACACGGGGAGCTGCTGCCAACAGTAAAGGCCGGCGAGGCAGCCAGACGGCCGGCGGCGTGGAGGACGTGAAGGCCAGCCCGTCCTCCGCCAAGAGGAAGACCAAGCCAGCCTCGGACATGGAGCCCACCTCCAGCTCTGAGGACACCAAGGCTTCCAAACGCATGAGAACCAACTCCACGGGCACTGCCACCCCCCTGCCCGGGGGTAAACCCGAGCCTCTGCCCCCACCACAGGTGGACCGGACCTGCCCCTCACCCATACTCATCGACTGTCCCCACCCCAACTGCAACAAGAAGTACAAGCACATCAACGGCCTGAAGTATCACCAGGCTCACGCCCACAATGACGAGGACGTGCGACTGGACCAGGATGGAGACAGTGAATACGGGGACGACCCCACCTCACTTCCTGACCCCACATCCTGCAACGGTGCCGCCATCTCCCCCGCCCGCTCCACCACACCTAAAGGACGGGGCTTTGATGCGCCCTCTCCTTCATCAGGGAGGCTGACCTCCAAGGGGAGGAAGAAGGGTGGGGATGCTGAGCCCGAGGTGACGGAcggtggggaggagggggggttgaCTGATGATGCCAGCAACGATGGGTTGGATGACAGGAAGGCCAAGAAGACAGCGGCAGGGGGAAAATCTGATAAAGTGACTCAGAAGAGCTTAAAGCCAACCCGTCCTGGGCCCCCGTCTGCTCCAGGAGCCCCCTCACCATACGCCCCCATGCAAGCCTCCTCGCCTGCTTTGGGCTCAGTGGTACAGTCTGTACCTAAGAGCCCCCAGCTGAAGGGCATCCAACCCAAACCGCCCCCCCCAGCTGATCCAGCCTCCAGCCCTGTGGTCACCAAggataagaaaaagaaagacaagaagaggagggagggagggagagagggggacagCCCAAAGGCCATGGGTAAGGGGGGGAGACCAGAGGAGGCCACGTATACTGAGGTGTCAGACGCTTTGCTCAATGGGTCCACGGAAGCCCAACAGAGCCGGCTGGCCAGCATTAAGGCGGAGGCCGACAAGGTTTACAGCTTCTCAGACAACGCCCCCAGCCCGTCCATCGGCGTGGCCAGCAGGATGGAGGCCGGCCTCgcgccccccctccacctcaaCCAGAACGGAGCAGACAATGCCTCCGTCAAAACCAGCAGCCCGGCCTACTCTGACATATCTGACGCAGGGGAGGACGgcgaggggagggaggcggcgAAGGTCAAAGCTGAGCCTGACCAGGGCCCTCGTGAAGCTGCCAAGAAGACGTTGTTTCCTCCACAGGCTCCGAGTAAGGAGTCGCCCTACTACCCCATCTACGACGCCTACTACTCCCCCAGTTACCCCAACCCCAGCCCAGGGACTGTGCCAACAGCCCCTCCTCATGTGGAGGCTGCTCAGGGGAAGGttaagaaggaggaggagccggaggtACTGGAAGAAGGCAAAGTGAAGGTGGAGCctcaggaggagaggaaggtggaGCCAGGGCCTCCGCAGCCATCGGTCATCCAGCAACGCTCCAATATGTACACCCAGCCTCTGTACTACAGCCAGTACTACGTCCCCCCGTACCCGTACCCGGCCGACCAGGCGTACCACGCCCACCTGCTGGCCTCTAATCCTGCCTTACGGCAGCAGTACGAGGACAGGCAGCGGCAGGCTGATAAGAAGGCCGAGGCCAAGGAGCGAGACatgggagggaaggaggagtggAAACAGAAAGCCTCTGTCCCCCCCAACCTGTCCAGAGCTCCCAGCCTCACAGACCTGCCCACCAAAGGAGGGCTGAACGCTGCCAAGGCCAAGGAGCCGCTGCCAGCATCGGAGCAGACCAAGTCAGTCATCATGGCCAAGGGGGAGGACCCCAAGGCTGCAAACACTCAACCTGAGGGTCTGAAGATGAAGCTGAGTGAAGCAGGACATCACGTGAAGGAGGAGGCCAAAGCGATGGAGCCCGGCCGGCCAGCCGGTTTGGAGCCCGCCGTGTGGTACAGACAG gaggactcGCGCTCGTGGCCATACGTGTACCCCAGCAAGTACTCAGAACCGGCCAAACTGCAGGAGGACGACAGGTGGAAGGACGAcagggagcgagacagagaccgaaaagggaaagaggagagaTTGCGGCCTAAAGACGGCCTCCAGAGAGACGAGGTGAAGGAGGGGGCGGAGGGCAGGACGCAGCCTTCAGAGGAGCACCGAGGGCCAGTGAAGGAGGCGCGGCCGACCCACATGCAGTTCTCCTCTCCCCTGGCCCAGCACCAGGGCTACATGCCCTACATGCACGGGCCCTACGGCTACAGCCCTGGCTACGAAGCCAGCCACCCCGGCTACAGGGGCATGCCGTCGGTCATGATGCAGAACTACCCTG GGTCGTACCTTTCCGCCAGTTACCCCTTCACCTATGGAGGGAAGGTGGCGTCGGGGGAGGAGGGCGAGAAGGCCTCCAGGTCCAGTCCCACGGTGAAGCCTCCCAGCGAGGCCAAAGCTCTGGACCTGCTTCAGCAGCACGCCAGCCAGTACAAGAGCAAGTCCCCGTCCATGCAGGACAGCAAGACGCCACACGAGCGGGAGCGAGACCGGGAACGGGAGAGGGAGGGCGACCGGCCGCGATCCTCCCCCTCCCAGCGCATCCTGCCCTCCCACCATCACCTGGGCCCGTACCCGCTGCTGTCGGGACAGTACGACCTGTCCTACGCCTCAG GCCTCTCTTCATCAGCCATCGTTGCCAGCCAACATGCGTCCGCCCCGTCCATGTACCCCCCCCCACGGAGGTGA